The following are from one region of the Mesorhizobium sp. B4-1-4 genome:
- the uvrB gene encoding excinuclease ABC subunit UvrB: MAKSPDKRTPPTANDDRAAPKRRSPLTDFLDASEPLHKGGFAEMPQPELSGTPLTGSISDWAEQIEQEAEREGRHLISPLEGEMSPKATEGVAGGSARHKEAPNPVEPTPPGGSAAPLPSRGRDSVKSKKIPERSAAPGRTARGTSMGGAATARERAAVGLNPVAGLDISLEEAETMTSSGVTATVAALSALIESGNPLHKDGVLWTPHRPARPEKSEGGIAIKMVSDFEPAGDQPTAIKDLVEGVDNNDRTQVLLGVTGSGKTFTMAKVIEETQRPALILAPNKTLAAQLYSEFKKFFPDNAVEYFVSYYDYYQPEAYVPRTDTFIEKESSINEQIDRMRHSATRSLLERDDVIIVASVSCIYGIGSVETYTAMTFQMQIGDRLDQRALLADLVAQQYKRQDINFVRGSFRVRGDTIEIFPAHLEDRAWRISMFGDEIEAITEFDPLTGQKTGELKSVKIYANSHYVTPRPTLNQAIKSIKEELKLRLVELERAGRLLEAQRLEQRTRFDLEMLEATGSCAGIENYSRYLTGRQPGDPPPTLFEYIPDDALVFIDESHVTVPQIGGMYRGDFRRKATLAEYGFRLPSCMDNRPLRFEEWDAMRPLSVAVSATPGAWEMEQAGGVFAEQVIRPTGLIDPPVEVRPAKSQVDDVVGEIRETTKAGYRTLVTVLTKRMAEDLTEYLHEQGVRVRYMHSDIDTLERIEILRDLRLGAFDVLVGINLLREGLDIPECGFVAILDADKEGFLRSETSLIQTIGRAARNVDGKVILYADQVTGSMERAMAETNRRREKQMEWNAANGITPESVKSRISDILDSVYEKDHVRADISQFTDSAGAMMGNNFKAHLDALDKQMRDAAANLDFEKAARIRDEIKRLREMELSISDDPLAREVEGQSPASGREKGKHNKGVAKHRTAEEQERFRKLDEARAAEEAAKAARPNLFRKPALDEMGADGAVPVKKPLFAKPSIDDMGPGTDMPTPAGAVSRSLFKKQSAQEAHGSDFGIPGEPTKPLFKKNSLDEMTVRRTEKPVEGKVPAKPQPIPPVVGAGRTEGGANERDDSAKPIVRQRAGIGSYEDPGDARREKRRPGKTGRPRR, from the coding sequence ATGGCCAAATCCCCCGACAAAAGAACGCCGCCGACGGCGAATGACGACCGCGCCGCGCCGAAGCGGCGCAGCCCGCTGACCGATTTCCTCGACGCCTCGGAGCCGTTGCACAAGGGCGGCTTCGCCGAGATGCCGCAACCCGAACTGTCGGGCACCCCGCTGACCGGTTCGATCTCCGATTGGGCCGAGCAGATCGAGCAGGAAGCCGAGCGCGAAGGGCGCCACCTGATCTCCCCCCTTGAGGGGGAGATGTCGCCGAAGGCGACAGAGGGGGTCGCCGGAGGAAGCGCTCGACATAAAGAGGCGCCGAATCCGGTCGAACCGACCCCACCCGGCGGCTCCGCCGCCCCCCTCCCCTCGAGGGGGAGGGATAGCGTCAAGTCGAAAAAGATTCCCGAGCGCTCCGCCGCGCCGGGCCGCACCGCGCGCGGTACCTCGATGGGCGGTGCGGCCACCGCCCGTGAACGCGCGGCAGTCGGCCTCAATCCGGTAGCCGGCCTCGACATCTCGCTGGAAGAGGCGGAGACGATGACCTCCAGTGGCGTCACCGCCACGGTGGCCGCGCTGTCGGCGCTGATCGAATCTGGTAATCCGCTGCACAAGGACGGCGTGCTGTGGACGCCGCATCGCCCTGCCCGCCCGGAAAAATCCGAAGGTGGCATCGCCATCAAGATGGTGTCCGACTTCGAGCCGGCCGGCGACCAGCCGACCGCCATCAAGGACCTGGTGGAAGGCGTCGACAACAACGACCGCACCCAGGTGCTGCTCGGCGTCACCGGCTCCGGCAAGACCTTCACCATGGCAAAGGTGATCGAGGAGACGCAGCGCCCGGCTTTGATCCTGGCGCCAAACAAGACGCTTGCCGCACAGCTCTATTCCGAGTTCAAGAAGTTCTTCCCCGACAATGCGGTGGAGTATTTCGTCTCCTACTACGACTACTACCAGCCGGAAGCCTACGTCCCGCGCACCGACACATTTATCGAGAAGGAATCCTCGATCAACGAACAGATCGACCGCATGCGCCATTCGGCGACGCGTTCGCTGCTCGAACGCGACGACGTCATCATCGTCGCCTCGGTGTCCTGCATCTACGGTATCGGTTCGGTCGAGACCTATACGGCGATGACCTTCCAGATGCAGATCGGCGACCGGCTCGACCAGCGCGCGCTGCTCGCCGATCTCGTCGCCCAGCAGTACAAGCGGCAAGACATCAATTTCGTGCGCGGCTCGTTCCGCGTGCGCGGCGACACGATCGAGATCTTCCCCGCCCACCTTGAGGACCGCGCCTGGCGCATCTCGATGTTCGGCGACGAGATCGAGGCAATCACCGAGTTCGATCCGCTGACCGGCCAGAAGACCGGCGAGCTGAAAAGCGTCAAGATCTACGCCAACTCGCACTATGTGACGCCGCGCCCGACGCTGAACCAGGCGATCAAGTCGATCAAGGAAGAGCTCAAGCTACGGCTGGTCGAACTCGAACGCGCCGGCCGCCTGCTGGAGGCGCAGCGGCTGGAGCAGCGCACGCGCTTCGACCTCGAAATGCTGGAAGCGACCGGCTCCTGCGCCGGCATCGAGAACTATTCGCGCTATCTCACCGGCCGCCAGCCTGGCGATCCGCCGCCGACATTGTTCGAATACATTCCGGACGATGCGCTGGTCTTCATCGACGAGAGCCATGTCACCGTGCCGCAGATCGGCGGCATGTATCGCGGCGACTTCCGCCGCAAGGCGACGCTGGCCGAATACGGCTTCCGCCTGCCGTCCTGCATGGACAACCGGCCGCTGCGTTTCGAGGAATGGGACGCCATGCGTCCGCTCTCCGTCGCCGTGTCGGCGACGCCCGGCGCCTGGGAAATGGAGCAGGCCGGCGGCGTCTTCGCCGAGCAGGTCATCCGTCCGACCGGGCTGATCGATCCGCCGGTCGAGGTGCGCCCGGCCAAGAGCCAGGTCGACGATGTGGTCGGCGAGATCCGTGAGACCACTAAGGCCGGCTACCGCACGCTGGTGACGGTGCTGACCAAGCGCATGGCCGAGGACCTGACCGAATATCTGCACGAGCAAGGTGTGCGCGTGCGCTACATGCACTCCGACATCGACACGCTGGAGCGCATCGAGATCCTGCGCGATTTGCGCCTCGGCGCTTTCGACGTGCTGGTCGGCATCAACCTCCTGCGTGAGGGCCTCGACATTCCCGAATGCGGCTTCGTCGCCATCCTCGACGCCGACAAGGAAGGTTTTTTGCGCTCGGAGACATCGCTCATCCAGACCATCGGCCGCGCCGCCCGCAACGTCGACGGCAAGGTCATCCTCTACGCGGACCAGGTCACCGGCTCGATGGAACGGGCGATGGCGGAGACCAACCGCCGCCGCGAAAAGCAGATGGAGTGGAACGCCGCCAACGGCATCACCCCGGAATCGGTGAAGTCGCGTATCTCCGACATTCTCGATTCGGTCTACGAGAAAGATCACGTCCGCGCCGACATCTCGCAGTTCACCGACAGTGCCGGCGCCATGATGGGCAACAATTTCAAGGCCCATCTCGACGCGCTGGACAAGCAGATGCGCGACGCCGCCGCCAATCTCGACTTCGAGAAGGCGGCCCGCATCCGCGACGAGATCAAGCGGCTGCGCGAGATGGAACTGTCAATCTCCGACGATCCGCTGGCGCGCGAGGTGGAAGGCCAAAGTCCCGCCTCGGGCCGCGAAAAGGGCAAGCACAACAAGGGCGTGGCCAAACATCGTACGGCTGAGGAACAGGAGCGTTTCCGCAAGCTTGATGAAGCCCGTGCAGCTGAAGAGGCGGCCAAGGCTGCCCGGCCCAACCTCTTCCGCAAGCCCGCGCTCGACGAGATGGGCGCCGACGGTGCGGTGCCGGTGAAGAAGCCGCTATTCGCCAAGCCGTCGATCGACGACATGGGGCCCGGCACCGACATGCCGACGCCGGCGGGCGCAGTGTCACGCTCGCTGTTTAAGAAACAGTCGGCGCAGGAAGCACACGGCTCCGACTTCGGCATTCCCGGCGAACCGACAAAACCATTGTTCAAGAAGAATTCCCTGGATGAAATGACGGTGCGGCGCACGGAAAAACCGGTAGAGGGAAAAGTACCGGCCAAGCCACAGCCGATCCCCCCCGTTGTGGGGGCCGGCAGGACAGAGGGGGGCGCGAATGAGCGCGACGATTCCGCCAAACCGATTGTCCGTCAGCGCGCCGGCATCGGCTCTTATGAGGATCCAGGCGACGCCCGCCGCGAAAAACGCCGGCCAGGCAAGACAGGTCGGCCGAGACGATAG
- a CDS encoding DMT family transporter, with translation MKPRDIAAYLFLAVTWGLSFLVLLKVVHAFGWVGAVTLRSLVAGITLFLFAAATRRKLDFSAGWRPFAMVGATTVAAQLIGLSYATPRIGTAMAAILVAAIPLFSMIISQLWGLERITVRGLAGLLLGTAGIIVLVGFPAVPITAPFAFGCAASLFSSFSAAFGSNYANRHLRSAGSWEVTSAAFLFGGLMTLPLLLAVPAPALPRAVDFLYLAILACVMSAMTYVVYFRLVASIGATRAISVEFAVTTIAVLVGTVMLGETLTIIQAFGAVAIIGGCVLVLDPFPRSAKVVPQAALPSAPPLV, from the coding sequence ATGAAACCCAGAGACATCGCCGCCTACTTGTTTCTGGCCGTCACTTGGGGGCTGTCGTTCCTGGTGCTGCTCAAGGTGGTGCATGCTTTTGGCTGGGTCGGCGCGGTCACCTTGCGGTCGCTGGTCGCGGGCATCACGCTCTTTCTGTTTGCCGCCGCGACGAGGCGCAAGCTCGATTTCAGCGCCGGCTGGAGGCCCTTCGCGATGGTCGGCGCAACGACGGTGGCGGCACAGCTGATCGGCCTGTCTTATGCCACGCCGCGCATCGGCACGGCGATGGCGGCCATCCTTGTTGCTGCCATCCCGCTGTTCTCGATGATCATCAGCCAATTGTGGGGGCTTGAGCGCATAACCGTTCGCGGGCTGGCGGGACTGTTGCTCGGGACCGCCGGTATCATCGTTCTGGTCGGCTTTCCCGCCGTCCCGATCACGGCGCCCTTCGCTTTTGGCTGTGCCGCGTCCCTGTTCAGTTCGTTCTCGGCAGCCTTCGGCAGCAATTACGCCAATCGCCATCTGCGCTCTGCAGGCTCGTGGGAAGTCACCAGTGCCGCCTTCCTGTTCGGCGGCCTGATGACGCTGCCGCTGCTCCTCGCCGTGCCGGCACCGGCCCTGCCGCGCGCGGTCGACTTCCTCTACCTCGCTATCCTCGCCTGCGTGATGAGCGCGATGACCTACGTCGTCTATTTCCGGCTGGTGGCCAGCATCGGCGCGACCAGGGCGATCAGCGTCGAATTCGCCGTAACCACGATCGCGGTGCTGGTTGGCACTGTCATGCTCGGCGAGACGCTGACCATCATCCAGGCTTTCGGCGCGGTGGCGATCATCGGCGGCTGCGTGCTGGTGCTGGACCCATTCCCGCGCAGCGCCAAGGTAGTGCCGCAGGCGGCCTTGCCATCTGCCCCGCCTTTGGTGTAG
- a CDS encoding ATP-binding cassette domain-containing protein yields MALISLKSLGVTMSAPLFSNLDLTIGSGDRLGIVAANGRGKSTLLKCLTGEMEPTSGDMTRTRGLRIGHVEQSVPPALLGRTFQQVVADALPAEQADSEMWRVDVVLDSLDVPEDMRGRKQAAKLNNIGMNSGSDLLTVKTRQLKDRAEKLEDAAVAAHRERSAGTIRLANRGTHAKVLITLDDAAVETPDGTLLFRTGRRHICQGDRIVLLGRNGVGKSRFVTLIRNPILEPETAENVKVTPSTVLGYSDQALSGISGDDTPVAMVSRRHDVGEQRARSLLAGAGVSIDVQERKIGVLSGGQKARLMMLALRLADPNFYLLDEPTNHLDIDGQEALEAELLAHEASCVLASHDRSFIRAIGNRFWLIEKRKLTEVDDPEDFFRQVAQAAA; encoded by the coding sequence ATGGCCCTGATCAGCCTCAAATCCCTCGGCGTCACCATGAGCGCGCCGCTCTTCTCCAATCTCGACCTCACCATCGGCAGCGGCGACAGGCTTGGCATCGTCGCCGCGAACGGCCGCGGCAAGTCCACCCTGCTGAAATGCCTGACCGGCGAGATGGAACCGACATCAGGCGACATGACCCGCACGCGCGGCCTCCGCATCGGCCATGTCGAACAGTCGGTTCCCCCTGCCCTGCTTGGCCGCACCTTCCAGCAGGTGGTGGCCGATGCCTTGCCGGCCGAGCAAGCCGACAGCGAGATGTGGCGTGTCGACGTCGTTCTCGACTCGCTCGACGTGCCCGAGGACATGCGCGGGCGCAAGCAGGCGGCCAAGCTCAACAACATCGGCATGAATTCCGGCAGCGACCTGCTGACGGTCAAGACCAGGCAGCTCAAGGACCGCGCGGAAAAGCTGGAGGACGCGGCTGTCGCGGCGCATCGCGAGCGCTCGGCCGGTACCATAAGGCTGGCCAATCGCGGCACGCATGCCAAGGTGCTGATCACGCTCGACGACGCGGCCGTCGAAACGCCCGACGGCACACTGCTGTTCAGGACCGGCAGGCGCCACATCTGCCAGGGCGACCGCATCGTGCTGCTCGGCCGCAACGGCGTCGGCAAGTCGCGTTTCGTCACCCTGATCCGCAACCCCATCCTCGAGCCGGAAACCGCCGAGAACGTGAAGGTGACGCCGTCAACGGTGCTCGGCTACAGCGATCAGGCCCTGTCGGGCATCAGCGGCGACGACACGCCAGTGGCGATGGTCTCGCGCCGCCATGATGTCGGCGAGCAGCGCGCCCGCTCGCTGCTCGCCGGCGCCGGCGTCAGCATCGACGTGCAGGAGCGCAAGATCGGCGTGCTGTCCGGCGGCCAGAAGGCGCGGCTGATGATGCTGGCGCTCAGGCTCGCCGATCCCAATTTCTATCTGCTCGACGAGCCAACCAATCATCTCGACATAGACGGCCAGGAAGCGCTGGAAGCCGAACTGCTGGCGCACGAGGCAAGCTGCGTGCTCGCCTCGCATGACCGCTCCTTCATCCGCGCCATCGGCAATCGCTTCTGGCTGATCGAGAAACGGAAGCTGACCGAGGTTGACGACCCCGAGGATTTCTTCCGCCAGGTGGCACAGGCCGCGGCCTGA
- a CDS encoding VOC family protein has protein sequence MTDQTPVQPRAEVLGGLTPYLQVDGAFKAAEFYKKAFGAEQVFAYPADEKGRTMHIHLHINGSTLMLGDAYPEHGHPHQAAQGYTLQLHLGSDDIDAWWKRAVDAGCEVVTPLQVMFWGDRWGQVKDPFGVAWAMNAPVK, from the coding sequence ATGACTGACCAGACCCCAGTTCAGCCCAGGGCGGAAGTGCTCGGCGGATTGACCCCCTATCTCCAGGTGGACGGCGCCTTCAAGGCCGCGGAATTCTACAAGAAGGCCTTTGGCGCGGAGCAGGTCTTTGCCTATCCGGCGGACGAGAAGGGCCGCACCATGCACATCCATCTCCACATCAACGGCTCGACGCTGATGCTGGGCGACGCCTATCCCGAACACGGCCATCCACATCAGGCGGCGCAAGGCTACACGCTGCAACTCCATCTCGGCAGCGACGATATCGATGCCTGGTGGAAGCGTGCCGTCGACGCCGGCTGTGAGGTCGTGACGCCGCTGCAGGTCATGTTCTGGGGCGACCGATGGGGCCAGGTGAAGGATCCCTTCGGCGTTGCCTGGGCGATGAACGCGCCGGTCAAGTAA
- a CDS encoding DUF1428 domain-containing protein has protein sequence MSYVDGFVLAVPKARLDAYKKMAENGGAIWKEHGALAYVECVGDDVPYGELTSFPRAVQAKDDEVVIFSWVIYESRQSRDAVMAKVMADERLKMDWSSMPFDGKRMIFGGFQPFLEL, from the coding sequence ATGTCCTATGTCGATGGTTTCGTGCTGGCCGTGCCCAAGGCAAGGCTCGATGCGTATAAGAAAATGGCTGAAAATGGCGGCGCCATCTGGAAGGAGCACGGCGCGCTCGCCTATGTCGAATGCGTCGGCGACGACGTGCCTTACGGCGAGCTGACCTCGTTCCCGCGCGCCGTGCAGGCCAAGGACGACGAGGTCGTCATCTTCTCTTGGGTGATCTACGAGTCGAGGCAGAGCCGCGACGCGGTCATGGCCAAGGTGATGGCCGATGAACGCCTGAAGATGGACTGGTCGTCAATGCCGTTCGACGGCAAGCGCATGATCTTCGGCGGCTTCCAGCCGTTCCTGGAGCTTTGA